From a region of the Mycobacterium intracellulare ATCC 13950 genome:
- a CDS encoding MogA/MoaB family molybdenum cofactor biosynthesis protein, giving the protein METGAELVVGRALVVVVDDRTAHGDEDHSGPLVTELLTEAGFVVDGVVAVAADEVEIRNALNTAVIGGVDLVVSVGGTGVTPRDVTPEATREILDREILGIAEAIRGSGLSAGIIDAGLSRGLAGVSGSTLVVNLAGSRYAVRDGMATLNPLAAQIIGQLSSLEI; this is encoded by the coding sequence ATGGAAACGGGGGCGGAATTGGTAGTTGGCCGGGCTCTGGTCGTGGTGGTCGACGACCGCACCGCGCACGGAGACGAGGACCATAGCGGCCCGTTGGTCACCGAGCTGCTGACCGAGGCGGGATTCGTCGTCGACGGTGTGGTGGCGGTCGCCGCCGACGAGGTCGAGATCCGCAATGCGCTGAACACCGCCGTGATCGGCGGGGTGGATCTGGTCGTCTCGGTCGGCGGCACGGGTGTCACCCCACGCGACGTCACCCCGGAGGCCACCCGCGAGATCCTCGATCGCGAGATCCTCGGTATCGCGGAGGCGATCCGCGGCTCGGGGCTGTCGGCGGGCATCATCGACGCCGGTTTGTCCCGCGGTCTGGCCGGGGTCTCCGGCAGTACGTTGGTGGTCAACCTGGCCGGCTCCCGCTATGCGGTGCGCGACGGAATGGCGACTCTTAATCCGTTGGCGGCCCAGATCATTGGGCAGCTGTCGAGCCTCGAGATCTGA